The proteins below are encoded in one region of Oreochromis niloticus isolate F11D_XX linkage group LG6, O_niloticus_UMD_NMBU, whole genome shotgun sequence:
- the LOC100695880 gene encoding axin-1 isoform X2: MQRITGNGLSETGKLFASQVIAKGEYLTSALCNQRHERCQRIAWDRVQGRGGVVASMSGPTHFTEDAPRPPVPGEEGSDVDPPVQSVNTRPNTLSQTAGYPLSSKMGDPSSYTPSSSSATPRRPDLDLGYEPEGSASPTPPYLKWAESLHSLLDDREGTQLFRTFLCQEGCADLLDFWFACSGFRKTSQEKRAKLAKAIYRKYIVDGNGIVSRQIKAATKSFIRDCVGKPHPDAAIFEQAQTEIQTIIEENTYPLFLKSDLYLEYTRTGGESPKPNPSDQSPSSGPAKPVSGYLPTLAEDEEWRCGGGGVREVEEEKDEDDCGDTPACRLTQTLLMQTAPQRASASRRRQDSREYRPWREPINPYYANMGYARAPATSANDSEQQSMSSDADTMSLTDSSVDGIPPYRYWKQHRKEMHESAKANGRVPLPHIPRTYRMPKDIHVEPERFAAELISRLETVLREREAQERLEERLKRVRLEEEGDDADVSMTTSMSSHSMSVPVPSSFPPLYGARYSETTANTATVATYGGLVPIDDPHDDDPESILDEHVQRVMRTPGCQSPGANNSTLAGGGRHTPPKSSRSPDGGIGPPHYPAHRGAGHSLPAAGVKGMHHHKPLYHHRGRDGPEEAGSRSQPNFLWNGESANQYAGRSRNYADGAGASTLEGMGYSKGSTLSRRGCKKTSEASGKGDESGRGLEAQVPMEDLERNQKILQWMMDGDRQRKSSHGGSTSSSRRTGTSSESPRPASVERPGAVHPWVSAQLRNPSSVSTAIPGSSSTQVQPSHPFIQDPAMPPNPAPNPLTQLEEARRRLEEERRRAALQQVKPRHKSGKRQVCENMTVAYYFCGEPIPYRTSVKGRVVTLGQFKELLTKKGHYRFYFKKVSDEFDCGVVFEEVRDDDAILPIFEEKIVGKVEKVD, encoded by the exons ATGCAGCGGATTACGGGGAACGGGCTTTCAGAGACG GGTAAATTGTTTGCCAGCCAAGTCATTGCTAAAGGGGAATATCTGACCTCTGCCTTGTGCAATCAGAGACATGAGCGTTGTCAGAGAATTGCATGGGATCGGGTACAGGGGCGGGGTGGGGTTGTGGCCTCCATGAGTGGCCCTACCCACTTTACAGAGGATGCGCCGCGGCCCCCGGTTCCTGGTGAGGAGGGCTCAGACGTGGACCCCCCAGTCCAGTCAGTCAACACCCGTCCAAACACCCTTTCCCAAACCGCAGGCTATCCCCTGTCGTCTAAAATGGGGGACCCGTCAAGTTATACACCCTCCTCGTCGTCTGCGACCCCACGTCGCCCTGACTTGGACTTGGGCTATGAACCTGAGGGCTCTGCTTCACCAACTCCTCCTTACCTGAAGTGGGCCGAGTCACTTCACTCCCTCCTGGACGACAGGGAAGGCACCCAGCTGTTCAGAACCTTCCTGTGTCAGGAAGGGTGTGCAGACCTTCTCGACTTCTGGTTTGCCTGCTCTGGGTTTAGGAAGACCAGCCAGGAGAAGAGGGCAAAGCTGGCCAAGGCTATCTACAGAAAGTATATCGTAGATGGAAATGGGATCGTCTCCAGGCAGATCAAAGCTGCCACCAAGAGCTTCATCAGAGACTGCGTGGGAAAGCCGCATCCAGACGCAGCCATTTTTGAACAG GCTCAGACAGAGATCCAGACCATAATCGAGGAGAACACCTACCCTTTGTTCCTTAAGTCAGATCTGTACCTGGAGTACACACGGACAGGGGGAGAAAGCCCCAAGCCCAACCCCAGTGATCAGAGCCCTTCATCAGGACCAGCCAAGCCTGTTTCTGGGTATTTGCCTACACTCGCTGAGGATGAGGAGTGGAG gtgtggaggaggaggagtgagggaagtggaggaagaaaaggatgaggacGACTGTGGAGACACACCAGCTTGCAGGTTGACTCAGACACTGCTGATGCAGACGGCACCACAGAGAGCCTCAGCCAGTAGGAGGAGGCAGGACAGCAGGGagtacag GCCATGGAGAGAGCCGATAAACCCATACTACGCAAACATGGGCTATGCGCGGGCTCCAGCAACCAGTGCCAATGACAGTGAGCAGCAGAGCATGTCGAGCGATGCAGACACAATGTCACTGACCGACAGCAGTGT agATGGTATTCCTCCATACAGATATTGGAAACAGCATCGTAAAGAGATGCATGAAAGTGCCAAAGCCAACGGACGTGTGCCCCTACCTCATATACCT CGCACGTATCGAATGCCAAAGGACATCCACGTAGAGCCTGAGAGGTTTGCAGCGGAGCTCATCAGCAGGCTGGAGACGGTGCTCAGAGAGCGAGAGGCTCAGGAAAGACTCGAAGAGAGGCTGAAGAGAGTACGGCTG GAAGAAGAGGGGGATGATGCTGACGTCTCCATGACAACCTCAATGTCTTCTCATAGCATGTCTGTCCCCGTCCCCTCATCGTTTCCACCTCTTTATGGTGCCCGTTATTCCGAGACCACTGCTAACACTGCAACAGTCGCCACTTACGGCGGCCTGGTCCCCATAGACGATCCCCATGACGACGACCCAGAATCTATTTTGGATGAGCACGTACAGCGGGTGATGAGGACGCCAGGCTGCCAGTCGCCAGGGGCAAACAACAGCACCTTAGCAGGAGGGGGTCGACACACTCCTCCCAAATCATCGCGTTCACCTGACGGGGGAATCGGGCCGCCTCACTACCCTGCACACCGAGGTGCAGGTCACAGTCTGCCTGCTGCTGGAGTCAAAG GTATGCATCACCACAAGCCGTTGTACCACCACAGAGGAAGGGATGGGCCAGAGGAAGCGGGTAGTAGGTCTCAGCCCAACTTCCTGTGGAATGGAGAGTCAGCCAATCAGTATGCCGGGAGAAGTCGAAACTACGCTGACGGAGCTGGAGCCAGCACACTCGAGGGGATGGGTTATAG TAAAGGCAGCACACTATCACGGCGAGGTTGTAAGAAGACATCAGAGGCATCGGGGAAAGGTGACGAGAGTGGGCGTGGCCTGGAGGCACAAGTACCAATGGAGGATTTGGAGAGAAACCAGAAGATCCTGcaatggatgatggatggagacagacagagaaagagtTCCCATGG AGGGAGCACCAGTAGCTCAAGGAGGACAGGAACCAGCAGCGAATCGCCACGTCCAGCTTCAGTGGAGCGGCCTGGAGCTGTGCACCCCTGGGTCTCTGCGCAACTACGTAACCCTTCTTCAGTGTCCACCGCTATCCCCGGCTCATCATCCACCCAAGTCCAGCCTTCTCATCCCTTCATCCAGGACCCAGCTATGCCCCCCAACCCAGCTCCCAATCCCCTCACCCAGCTGGAGGAGGCTAGACGGAggctggaggaggagaggaggagggctgCACTACAACAGGTCAAGCCTAG GCACAAGTCTGGAAAGCGTCAAGTGTGCGAGAACATGACAGTGGCTTACTACTTTTGTGGAGAACCAATTCCATATCGAACATCTGTCAAAGGCCGTGTAGTGACTTTGGGCCAGTTCAAGGAGCTGCTTACCAAAAAGGGCCACTACAG GTTCTATTTCAAGAAAGTGAGCGACGAGTTTGACTGTGGTGTGGTGTTCGAGGAGGTTCGTGACGATGACGCAATCTTGCCTATCTTCGAGGAGAAGATCGTCGGGAAGGTGGAGAAAGTTGACTGA
- the LOC100695880 gene encoding axin-1 isoform X1 — protein sequence MQRITGNGLSETGKLFASQVIAKGEYLTSALCNQRHERCQRIAWDRVQGRGGVVASMSGPTHFTEDAPRPPVPGEEGSDVDPPVQSVNTRPNTLSQTAGYPLSSKMGDPSSYTPSSSSATPRRPDLDLGYEPEGSASPTPPYLKWAESLHSLLDDREGTQLFRTFLCQEGCADLLDFWFACSGFRKTSQEKRAKLAKAIYRKYIVDGNGIVSRQIKAATKSFIRDCVGKPHPDAAIFEQAQTEIQTIIEENTYPLFLKSDLYLEYTRTGGESPKPNPSDQSPSSGPAKPVSGYLPTLAEDEEWRCGGGGVREVEEEKDEDDCGDTPACRLTQTLLMQTAPQRASASRRRQDSREYRPWREPINPYYANMGYARAPATSANDSEQQSMSSDADTMSLTDSSVDGIPPYRYWKQHRKEMHESAKANGRVPLPHIPRTYRMPKDIHVEPERFAAELISRLETVLREREAQERLEERLKRVRLEEEGDDADVSMTTSMSSHSMSVPVPSSFPPLYGARYSETTANTATVATYGGLVPIDDPHDDDPESILDEHVQRVMRTPGCQSPGANNSTLAGGGRHTPPKSSRSPDGGIGPPHYPAHRGAGHSLPAAGVKGMHHHKPLYHHRGRDGPEEAGSRSQPNFLWNGESANQYAGRSRNYADGAGASTLEGMGYSSKGSTLSRRGCKKTSEASGKGDESGRGLEAQVPMEDLERNQKILQWMMDGDRQRKSSHGGSTSSSRRTGTSSESPRPASVERPGAVHPWVSAQLRNPSSVSTAIPGSSSTQVQPSHPFIQDPAMPPNPAPNPLTQLEEARRRLEEERRRAALQQVKPRHKSGKRQVCENMTVAYYFCGEPIPYRTSVKGRVVTLGQFKELLTKKGHYRFYFKKVSDEFDCGVVFEEVRDDDAILPIFEEKIVGKVEKVD from the exons ATGCAGCGGATTACGGGGAACGGGCTTTCAGAGACG GGTAAATTGTTTGCCAGCCAAGTCATTGCTAAAGGGGAATATCTGACCTCTGCCTTGTGCAATCAGAGACATGAGCGTTGTCAGAGAATTGCATGGGATCGGGTACAGGGGCGGGGTGGGGTTGTGGCCTCCATGAGTGGCCCTACCCACTTTACAGAGGATGCGCCGCGGCCCCCGGTTCCTGGTGAGGAGGGCTCAGACGTGGACCCCCCAGTCCAGTCAGTCAACACCCGTCCAAACACCCTTTCCCAAACCGCAGGCTATCCCCTGTCGTCTAAAATGGGGGACCCGTCAAGTTATACACCCTCCTCGTCGTCTGCGACCCCACGTCGCCCTGACTTGGACTTGGGCTATGAACCTGAGGGCTCTGCTTCACCAACTCCTCCTTACCTGAAGTGGGCCGAGTCACTTCACTCCCTCCTGGACGACAGGGAAGGCACCCAGCTGTTCAGAACCTTCCTGTGTCAGGAAGGGTGTGCAGACCTTCTCGACTTCTGGTTTGCCTGCTCTGGGTTTAGGAAGACCAGCCAGGAGAAGAGGGCAAAGCTGGCCAAGGCTATCTACAGAAAGTATATCGTAGATGGAAATGGGATCGTCTCCAGGCAGATCAAAGCTGCCACCAAGAGCTTCATCAGAGACTGCGTGGGAAAGCCGCATCCAGACGCAGCCATTTTTGAACAG GCTCAGACAGAGATCCAGACCATAATCGAGGAGAACACCTACCCTTTGTTCCTTAAGTCAGATCTGTACCTGGAGTACACACGGACAGGGGGAGAAAGCCCCAAGCCCAACCCCAGTGATCAGAGCCCTTCATCAGGACCAGCCAAGCCTGTTTCTGGGTATTTGCCTACACTCGCTGAGGATGAGGAGTGGAG gtgtggaggaggaggagtgagggaagtggaggaagaaaaggatgaggacGACTGTGGAGACACACCAGCTTGCAGGTTGACTCAGACACTGCTGATGCAGACGGCACCACAGAGAGCCTCAGCCAGTAGGAGGAGGCAGGACAGCAGGGagtacag GCCATGGAGAGAGCCGATAAACCCATACTACGCAAACATGGGCTATGCGCGGGCTCCAGCAACCAGTGCCAATGACAGTGAGCAGCAGAGCATGTCGAGCGATGCAGACACAATGTCACTGACCGACAGCAGTGT agATGGTATTCCTCCATACAGATATTGGAAACAGCATCGTAAAGAGATGCATGAAAGTGCCAAAGCCAACGGACGTGTGCCCCTACCTCATATACCT CGCACGTATCGAATGCCAAAGGACATCCACGTAGAGCCTGAGAGGTTTGCAGCGGAGCTCATCAGCAGGCTGGAGACGGTGCTCAGAGAGCGAGAGGCTCAGGAAAGACTCGAAGAGAGGCTGAAGAGAGTACGGCTG GAAGAAGAGGGGGATGATGCTGACGTCTCCATGACAACCTCAATGTCTTCTCATAGCATGTCTGTCCCCGTCCCCTCATCGTTTCCACCTCTTTATGGTGCCCGTTATTCCGAGACCACTGCTAACACTGCAACAGTCGCCACTTACGGCGGCCTGGTCCCCATAGACGATCCCCATGACGACGACCCAGAATCTATTTTGGATGAGCACGTACAGCGGGTGATGAGGACGCCAGGCTGCCAGTCGCCAGGGGCAAACAACAGCACCTTAGCAGGAGGGGGTCGACACACTCCTCCCAAATCATCGCGTTCACCTGACGGGGGAATCGGGCCGCCTCACTACCCTGCACACCGAGGTGCAGGTCACAGTCTGCCTGCTGCTGGAGTCAAAG GTATGCATCACCACAAGCCGTTGTACCACCACAGAGGAAGGGATGGGCCAGAGGAAGCGGGTAGTAGGTCTCAGCCCAACTTCCTGTGGAATGGAGAGTCAGCCAATCAGTATGCCGGGAGAAGTCGAAACTACGCTGACGGAGCTGGAGCCAGCACACTCGAGGGGATGGGTTATAG TAGTAAAGGCAGCACACTATCACGGCGAGGTTGTAAGAAGACATCAGAGGCATCGGGGAAAGGTGACGAGAGTGGGCGTGGCCTGGAGGCACAAGTACCAATGGAGGATTTGGAGAGAAACCAGAAGATCCTGcaatggatgatggatggagacagacagagaaagagtTCCCATGG AGGGAGCACCAGTAGCTCAAGGAGGACAGGAACCAGCAGCGAATCGCCACGTCCAGCTTCAGTGGAGCGGCCTGGAGCTGTGCACCCCTGGGTCTCTGCGCAACTACGTAACCCTTCTTCAGTGTCCACCGCTATCCCCGGCTCATCATCCACCCAAGTCCAGCCTTCTCATCCCTTCATCCAGGACCCAGCTATGCCCCCCAACCCAGCTCCCAATCCCCTCACCCAGCTGGAGGAGGCTAGACGGAggctggaggaggagaggaggagggctgCACTACAACAGGTCAAGCCTAG GCACAAGTCTGGAAAGCGTCAAGTGTGCGAGAACATGACAGTGGCTTACTACTTTTGTGGAGAACCAATTCCATATCGAACATCTGTCAAAGGCCGTGTAGTGACTTTGGGCCAGTTCAAGGAGCTGCTTACCAAAAAGGGCCACTACAG GTTCTATTTCAAGAAAGTGAGCGACGAGTTTGACTGTGGTGTGGTGTTCGAGGAGGTTCGTGACGATGACGCAATCTTGCCTATCTTCGAGGAGAAGATCGTCGGGAAGGTGGAGAAAGTTGACTGA